A stretch of Pseudoclavibacter chungangensis DNA encodes these proteins:
- a CDS encoding dipeptidase, with amino-acid sequence MTQADEHDRIAAEVLARSPVVDGHNDLPLGLRALARGRVDGLDGPRPEFQTDLPRLRAGGVGAQFWSAYVSSSLPEPEAVVATLEELDLIARLVAAYPDRLAPAWTAAQAHAAIASGRIASLIGVEGGHSIAGSTGVLRSFARLGVRYLTLTHVTNTAWADAGTDEPAHGGLTDDGRALVRELGRIGVLADLSHTSRDTQLAALDVATAPVLFSHSSSFAVTPHPRNVDDEVAARAAAASGVIQVTFVPAFVSTALWRWQRDRDAFLAERGASPSFDWPAAPTPAEEERERTEPRAAAARPEPPAALAEWEERHPRPEVTVADVADHVDHLREVAGVRGVGLGGDYDGIDRLPRGLEDVSGYPRLIAELSRRGWSAGDLELLTGKNVLRLLGDAEDAASEPLWPTPPATR; translated from the coding sequence AGGATCGCGGCCGAGGTACTCGCGCGCTCACCCGTCGTCGACGGGCACAACGACCTGCCGCTCGGCCTCCGTGCGCTCGCGCGCGGGCGGGTCGACGGGCTCGACGGTCCGCGACCCGAGTTCCAGACCGACCTCCCGCGGCTCCGGGCCGGCGGGGTCGGGGCGCAGTTCTGGTCGGCCTACGTGTCGTCGTCGCTCCCGGAACCCGAGGCGGTCGTCGCGACGCTCGAGGAGCTCGACCTCATCGCGCGGCTCGTCGCCGCCTACCCTGACAGGCTCGCGCCGGCGTGGACGGCGGCGCAGGCACACGCGGCGATCGCGTCGGGTCGCATCGCCTCGCTCATCGGCGTCGAGGGCGGGCACAGCATCGCCGGGTCCACGGGCGTTCTCCGATCGTTCGCGCGCCTCGGGGTGCGGTACCTGACGCTCACGCACGTCACGAACACGGCGTGGGCCGATGCTGGGACGGACGAGCCCGCGCACGGCGGCCTGACCGACGACGGTCGCGCGCTCGTCCGCGAGCTCGGGCGCATCGGGGTCCTCGCCGATCTCTCGCACACGTCCCGCGACACGCAGCTCGCGGCGCTCGACGTCGCGACGGCGCCCGTCCTGTTCAGTCATTCGTCGTCCTTCGCCGTGACGCCGCACCCGCGGAACGTCGACGACGAGGTCGCGGCCCGCGCTGCCGCGGCCAGTGGCGTCATCCAGGTGACGTTCGTGCCCGCGTTCGTCTCGACGGCGCTGTGGCGCTGGCAGCGGGATCGCGACGCGTTCCTCGCCGAGCGCGGTGCCTCGCCGTCGTTCGACTGGCCCGCCGCACCGACGCCCGCGGAGGAGGAACGAGAGCGCACGGAGCCGCGCGCTGCCGCCGCGCGACCGGAACCGCCCGCCGCGCTCGCCGAGTGGGAAGAACGGCACCCGCGGCCGGAGGTGACGGTCGCGGATGTCGCCGATCACGTCGACCACCTGCGCGAGGTCGCAGGCGTCCGCGGCGTGGGCCTCGGCGGCGACTACGACGGGATCGACCGCCTGCCGCGCGGCCTCGAGGACGTCTCGGGCTATCCGCGACTGATCGCCGAACTCTCGCGGCGCGGCTGGAGCGCGGGTGACCTCGAACTCCTGACGGGGAAGAACGTGCTGCGCCTGCTCGGCGACGCGGAGGACGCGGCGAGCGAACCGCTGTGGCCGACACCCCCGGCGACGCGCTGA
- a CDS encoding SDR family NAD(P)-dependent oxidoreductase → MNRNDDALDTATNGAPEQPGAEPVGVPAASVASTQRIALVTGATSGIGVEIARRLRDDGFTVVVSGRSEARGAAVAEALGPAVEFVRADLAAKGGPQELVEEVVRRHGHLDVLVNNAGIDHTVPFLEVPEHEIRETFELNTFAAMLCLQAAARAMHARGQGGAIINVTSRLAEIGVVTMGVYSASKGAMLAFTRAMAVELAPHDIRVNAVAPGMTRTPLYEEWVAAQPDPAATEAHVAGAIPLGRIATPQDVAGAVSYLASPAATYLTGVSIPVDGGYLAK, encoded by the coding sequence GGGCGCCGAGCCGGTCGGCGTTCCTGCCGCCTCGGTCGCGTCCACGCAGCGGATCGCGCTCGTCACCGGGGCGACGTCCGGCATCGGCGTCGAGATCGCCCGCCGATTGCGCGACGACGGATTCACGGTCGTCGTGTCGGGACGGAGCGAGGCCCGCGGCGCGGCCGTCGCCGAGGCGCTCGGGCCGGCGGTCGAGTTCGTCCGAGCCGATCTCGCCGCGAAGGGCGGTCCGCAGGAGCTCGTCGAGGAGGTCGTCCGTCGGCACGGTCACCTCGATGTGCTCGTCAACAACGCGGGTATCGACCACACGGTTCCGTTCCTCGAGGTGCCCGAGCACGAGATCCGCGAGACGTTCGAGCTCAACACCTTCGCCGCGATGCTCTGCCTCCAGGCCGCCGCCCGCGCGATGCACGCTCGCGGACAGGGTGGGGCGATCATCAACGTCACCTCACGTCTCGCCGAGATCGGGGTCGTGACCATGGGCGTGTACAGCGCCTCGAAGGGTGCCATGCTGGCGTTCACGCGAGCGATGGCGGTGGAGCTCGCGCCGCACGACATCCGTGTCAACGCGGTCGCGCCGGGGATGACCCGCACGCCGCTCTACGAGGAGTGGGTCGCCGCGCAGCCCGATCCGGCCGCGACCGAGGCGCATGTCGCGGGCGCGATCCCGCTCGGCCGCATCGCGACGCCGCAGGACGTCGCGGGGGCGGTCTCGTACCTCGCGAGTCCCGCGGCGACCTATCTCACCGGGGTGTCGATCCCGGTCGACGGCGGCTACCTCGCGAAGTAG